One window of the Thermococcus sp. MAR1 genome contains the following:
- the pyrF gene encoding orotidine-5'-phosphate decarboxylase, with protein VAYKINTAFYEAMGLKGWQAMEATCNYIPQTHFKIADAKRGDIGNTSAQYAKTFFQTFAFDAVTVAPYMGEDSVKPFLEYDNKFTIVLGLTSNAGANDFQKLTVDTNNQQKKLYEVVLEKIAGWGN; from the coding sequence TGTAGCTTATAAAATAAATACAGCTTTTTATGAAGCAATGGGTTTAAAGGGTTGGCAGGCAATGGAAGCAACCTGTAATTATATTCCGCAAACGCATTTTAAAATTGCCGATGCCAAGCGAGGCGATATCGGCAATACTTCTGCTCAATATGCCAAAACTTTTTTTCAAACATTTGCTTTTGATGCAGTAACAGTAGCACCTTATATGGGTGAAGACAGTGTAAAACCATTTTTAGAATATGACAATAAATTCACCATTGTATTGGGGTTAACAAGCAATGCAGGTGCAAATGATTTTCAAAAGTTGACGGTGGATACCAATAATCAACAAAAAAAATTATACGAAGTAGTGTTGGAAAAAATTGCCGGCTGGGGCAAT